Proteins from a genomic interval of Balaenoptera musculus isolate JJ_BM4_2016_0621 chromosome 16, mBalMus1.pri.v3, whole genome shotgun sequence:
- the PPP2R2D gene encoding serine/threonine-protein phosphatase 2A 55 kDa regulatory subunit B delta isoform isoform X3 yields the protein MDLMVEASPRRIFANAHTYHINSISVNSDHETYLSADDLRINLWHLEITDRSFNIVDIKPANMEELTEVITAAEFHPHQCNVLVYSSSKGTIRLCDMRSSALCDRHSKFFEEPEDPSSRSFFSEIISSVSDVKFSHSGRYMMTRDYLSVKVWDLNMESRPVETHQVHEYLRSKLCSLYENDCIFDKFECCWNGCDSAIMTGSYNNFFRMFDRTTWRDVTLEASRENSKPRASLKPRRVCAGGKRKKDEVSVDSLDFSKKILHTAWHPAENIIAVAATNNLYIFQDKAN from the exons ATGGACCTTATGGTAGAAGCAAGTCCACGACGAATTTTTGCAAATGCTCACACATATCATATAAATTCCATTTCAGTAAATAGTGATCATGAAACATATCTTTCTGCAGATGACCTGAGAATTAATCTATGGCATTTAGAAATCACAGATAGAAGTTTTA ACATCGTGGACATCAAGCCGGCCAACATGGAGGAGCTGACGGAGGTGATCACGGCGGCCGAGTTCCACCCGCACCAGTGTAACGTGCTCGTCTACAGCAGCAGCAAGGGGACCATCAGGCTGTGCGACATGCGCTCCTCCGCCCTGTGCGACCGACACTCCAAGT tttttgaaGAGCCGGAAGACCCCAGCAGTAGGTCCTTCTTCTCAGAAATAATCTCTTCTGTGTCCGACGTGAAATTCAGCCACAGCGGTCGGTACATGATGACCCGAGACTACCTGTCGGTGAAGGTGTGGGACCTCAACATGGAGAGCCGGCCTGTCGAGACCCACCAG GTCCACGAGTACCTTCGAAGCAAGCTGTGTTCCCTGTACGAAAATGACTGCATCTTTGACAAGTTTGAGTGCTGCTGGAACGGCTGCGACAG TGCAATCATGACTGGGTCCTACAACAACTTCTTCAGAATGTTCGATAGGACTACATGGAGGGATGTTACGCTGGAAGCTTCCAGGGAGAACAGCAAGCCTCGCGCCAGCTTGAAGCCTCGCAGAGTGTGTGCaggtgggaagagaaagaaggacgAGGTGAGCGTGGACAGCCTGGACTTCAGCAAGAAGATTCTGCACACGGCCTGGCACCCAGCGGAGAACATCATTGCCGTGGCTGCCACCAATAACCTGTACATATTCCAGGACAAGGCCAACTAA